From the genome of Haloplanus vescus:
CTTCGTCTATCCCGCGCGGTGGCGCATCTTCGAGACGGACCCCGCGGCCGTCGCCGCCGCCGAGACGCTCCTCGACCGAGTCGTCGCTTGGGCGGAGGAGGACCTCGACGAACTGGTCGGCGAGGACGAACCACGCACCGTCACCGTGAAATCGGCGACCGTCGGGACGAACGAGTACGTCTTCAGTCCCGCCGACTTCGCGGACGTGGTCAGTCGCTACGCCGAGCACAACGACGTGAGAGAAATCGTCGTCGACCCCTCGTTCCGCCCCGGGGGAAGCGTCCCGCTCCTCCGGTCGTTCGAGGAGGAACTCGCGCGCCGCGGCTTCGACGTACTCGAAGCGCCGGTGACGCGACAGACGCGACGCCGCCTGCCCTTTACCGCCATCGGACTGCCGTCGTTCGCGTTCGTGTTCGTCGTCACCTTCCTGTTTTACATCGCGCTCGGCGGGTGGCACCTGACGGACGGCTACGAAGTGCTGACGGGCGCCGTCACCGCGGGCGCCGTCACGCTGACGCTCGCTCGCGTCGCGCTCAAGGGTGACCTGCCCCGCCTGCGGGTCGTCGGCGTCACGCTCGGCCGAATCGCACTCTACACGCCCATCCTGCTCTGGGAGATTGCGAAGGCGAACGTCTCCCTCGCGTACGTGGTGTTGCATCCCAGTCTCCCCATCGACCCGCGCACCGTCGAATTCGACGCCGCGGTGTGGGGTGACCTCCCCGTCACCACGCTCGCGAACTCCATCACGCTGACGCCGGGGACGCTGACAATCGACGTGAGCCGGCAGCACTTCCACGTCCACGCGCTGATTCCCGACGCGGAAGACGACCTGCTCGAAGGCAAGCTCGAACGCTTCGTCCGCTTCGTCTTCTACGGCCGGGAGTCGGCGCGCATCGCGTCGCCCCGCGAACGACTCGCCCGAGACGAGGACACCACGGAGGGTGAGACCTAATGTTGCCCGTACCCCTCGCCGCGGGCGGCGGCAGCGAGGTAGCCGTCTCGTCGACGCTGTCGACGATTCTCCTCCTCGCCGCGGGCGCGTTCGCCACCTTCGCCGTCGTGTTGCTGTACCGGGTCGTCCGCGGCCCGACCACGCAGGACCGCATCGTCGCCATCAACGTGGTGGGGACGAACACGGTCATCGTCATCGCGCTGGTGAGCGTCGCCTTCGGCGAGTACGGCTACCTGGACGTGGCGCTCGTCTACGCCCTGCTCAACTTCGTCATGAGCATCGCCGTCTCGAAGTTCACCGTCGAGTGGGGTGGCGTCATATGACGCCGCTGGAGACGCTCGCTGCGGTGTTGGTCGTCGTCGGCACCTTCTTCGGGTTCGTCGCGACGGTCGGCATCATCCGGCTGCCTGACCTCTACTCGCGGCTCCACGCCGCCTCGAAGAGCGACACCCTGGGGTCGGTGCTCTCGCTCGCGGGCATTGCGCTCGTCCTGGGACTCGGCACCGAGTCGCTGAAGCTCGTCTTCCTGCTCGTCTTCCTGTTCGTGACGAGTCCGACCGCGGCCCACGCCATCGCCCGGGCCGCGAAAGAGCAGGAGGTCGAACCGGCGGGCGACGAGTTGGAGGGCGAGGAATGAGCGCCGAGTTCCTCGTCGCTGCCGTCCTCGTGTTCATGGTCGGCAGCGCGCTGGCCGCGGCGCTCCTTCGTGACGTGGTCGCCAGCATCGTCGCCTTCGCGGGGTACAGCTTCGGCGTCGCCGTCCTCTGGTCGTTCCTCCGCGCGCCCGACGTGGCGCTCACCGAGGCAGCGGTCGGCGCGGGCATCACCACCGTCCTCTTCTTGCTCACCATCGCGCGAACCACCGTCTCGCGCTCGGAGCGCTTCGAGGGCGTCAGCCTCCGGTCCGGACTGGCTGTCGTCGCCATCGTCGTCACCGTCGGCGCGACGGTGCCGGCGCTCCCGGCGATGGGCGCCGGCGGGACGCCGGTCCTCGGCGGCGAGGTGAGCCAGTACTACCTCGACAACGCCTACGACCAGACGGGCGTGACCAACGTCGTGACCGCCATCCTCGTCGGCTACCGCGGGTTCGACACCCTCGGCGAGGCGGCAGTCGTCTTCGCCGCCGGCATCGCGATGTTGCTCGTGCTCCGGCAGGAGGAATTCGTATGAGCGAACGAGATGACCAATCCGACGACGAACTGGAAGGCCAGCTCTCCCGCCCCGGCGAGGAGCGCCCGCCCTACGTCGAGAGCACCATCATCATGACGACCGTTCGGGTGATTGCCCCCTTCGTGCTCACCCTCGGCCTGTTCGTGATGTTCCACGGTGCGAGCTCCGCGGGTGGCGGCTTCCAGGGCGGCGTCATCGCCGCGACGACAGTCGTCATGCTCGGGTTCGCGTACGGTATCGAACCCATCGCGGCCTATCTTCGAAACGAACAGCTCGCGGCGCTCGTCCTCGGCGGCCTCGGGACTTTCCTTCTCGTGGGCTTCGGCTCCTACGCCTTCGGCGGGACGTTCCTCGAATTCACGCTCTACCCGATTCACCATGGCAGCAAATACAGCATCGAACTCGTCGAACTCGGTATCGGGGTCGTCGTCTCCGGGGTCATCACCGGCCTCTTCTTCCTGTTGGGGACGGGCCTCGACAGCGCGTACGACGCCACCGAACCGGGGGAGGAGGACCGCTGAATGATAGAACTACTGACGACGAAGTACACGTACCTCGTCGTGGTCGCCCTGTTGGCCATCGGCGCGTACGTCATGATAGAGAGCGACAACTTCGTGAAGAAGATAATCGGCCTGAACGTCTTCCAGACGGGCATCTTCGTGTTCTTCATCTCGTCGGCGTTCCGCACCGGCGGCGAGTCGCCCGTCGTCCAGAGCGGCGGTGGTGGCGGCCCCTTCGTCTCGCCGCTTCCGCACGTCCTCATCCTGACGGCCATCGTCGTCGGGGTGAGCCTGACCGCCGTCGCCCTCGGCCTCGTCATCCGCATCTACGGGAGTTACGGCACGGTCAACGAGGACACCCTCGCGGAGGTGCGAGCCGATGACTGACGCGTTCGTCCCGCTGTTGGTCACCGTCCCGATGCTCGGCGCGGTGCTCGCCGTCGCCACCGGGTTGGCGAGCGAGCGCGGCCCGCCCGCCGTCGCCGGCGGCACGCTCGCCGTCCAGACGGTCCTCGCCGTGTGGATCGGCACCGACGCCATCGCCAACGGCCCGCTCTCGACCGAGGTGGGCGGGTTCGTCGCGCCCTACGGTATCGAACTCGTCGTCGACGGCCTGTCGGCGGTGGTCGTCACCCTCGTCGCCGTCGTCTCTCTCACCATCCTCGTGTACGCGATTCGGGACGACCCCAGCGGGACGCCGTTCTACACGGAGTACCTGCTGTTGGTCACCGGGCTGTCGGGGATGGCCGTCACCGGCGACGTGTTCAACCTCTACGTCTTCCTCGAAATCTCGGGGCTGGCGACGTACGCCCTCGTCGCGAGCGCCGGCACCGGACGGTCGGCCGTCTCGGCGCTCAAGTACCTCATGTTCGGCACCGTCGCCGCGTCGCTCTACCTGCTCGGCGTGGGCTACGCCCTCGTCGCGACGGGGACGCTCAACATGGCCGACCTGTCGGTCAAGCTCGCGGAGGCAGGCTACGACTCGACGCTCGTGCTCGCCTCCTTCGGCTTCATCGTCGTCGGCCTCGCGACCAAGACGGCGCTGTTCCCGCTCCACACGTGGCAACCCGACGCGTACAACGACGCCCCGGACAGCGTGAGTGCGCTCATCGCCGCGCTCGTCTCGACGGTTGCCGGCTACGCACTCCTGCGACTCGTCTACACCGTCTACACGCCCGCCTTCTTCGAGGCGGTGCCCGTCGCGCGGACGGCACTCATCGTCTTCGCGTGCGTGAGCATCGTCGTCGGGAGCGTCCTCGCCGTCGCCCAGTCGGAAATCAAGCGGATGCTCGCGTACTCCTCCGTCTCGCAGTACGGCCTCGTCGTCGTCGGCCTCGCCATCGGCACGCGCGCCGCCGTCTTCGGCGCTATCGTCCACCTCGTCGGGCACGCGATTATGAAGGGTGGGCTGTTCGTCACTGCGGGCACCGTCGACGACGTGCTCGGCGCGAAGACGGTCGACGAGTACGCCGGCCTCGCCGACCGCTACCCCGTGCTCGGGGGCGCGAGCGCCGTCCTCATGCTCGCGATGGTGGGCATCCCGCCCGCCGTCGGCTTCGCCGGCAAGTGGTATATCGCCCTCGGCGCGGTGCAGGCCGGGGCGTGGCCCGTCGCCGTCGTCATCTTCGGGTCGACGCTCCTGACGCTCGCGTACTTCGCACGCGTCATCGAGCGGATGTACGTCGCGCCGGCGACGGCGCGCGACGTGGCCGCGGCGGACGGCGGCTTAGGCGATGACCTCCTCCCGACGACACCCCCGCGGAGCCTCGTCGCCCTCGTCGTGGGCGCAGCCGTCGTCGCCATCGTCCTCGGCCTCGCCGTCACCGACCTCCAGACAATCCTCGAACCGACCCTCGATAGCCTCCTCTCGCCATGACAGAAATCGCCTCACTCAGACCGGCGCTCCCAATCGCCATCGCGGCGCTCGCCATCGTACCGATTCTCGCCTCTCGCAGGCGGCCGAACCTCCGCGAGGCGTGGACGGTGCTCGCGGCGGCGAGTGCGTTCGTCGTCGTCGCCAGCATGCTTCCCGGCGCCATTGCCGGGACGACGCGGGTCGCCTCCTTTGGCTTCCTCGTCGCTGGTGTCGAACTCTCCTTGCAGGCCGACCCGCTCGGCCTCCTCTTCGCCACCGTCGCGAGCCTCCTCTGGCTCGTCACCAGCTTCTACAGCATCGGCTACATGCGGGGCCTCTCCGAACACGCCCAGACGCGCTACTTCGCGTCGTTCGCCGCGAGCGTCGCCGCCGCTCTCGGCGTCGCCTTCGCCTCCAACCTCGTCACGCTGTTCGTCTTCTACGAACTCCTGACGGTGGCGACGTACCCGCTCGTCACCCACGACGAGACGCCCGAAGCGCGGGCCGCCGGTCGGAAGTACCTCACTTACACCTTCGGCGGCGGCGTGGCCGTCCTCGCGGGCACCGTCATGGTCGCCACGATGGCCGGCACGACGTCGTTCACCGCCGGCGGCATCGCCGGCCTCGCCACCGCCGACCCGATGCTCGCGCGGGCGGCGTTCACCCTCCTCATCGTCGGCTTCGGCGTGAAGGCGGCGCTCATGCCGCTTCACTCGTGGCTCCCCGACGCGATGGTGGCGCCGACGCCCGTCTCCGGTCTGCTCCACGCCGTCGCCGTCGTCAAGAGCGGTATCTTCGGCATCGCGCGCGTCGTCCTCGACGTGTACGGCGTCGACCTGACTGGCTCGCTCGGGATGGGGCTTCCCCTGGCCGTCGTCGCCGCCGCGACGCTGCTCATCGCGAGCATCATCGCGCTCCGACAGGACAACCTCAAGCGCCGCTTGGCGTACTCGACGGTGTCGCAGCTCTCCTACATCGTCCTCGGCATCGCCATCCTCGACCCGCACTCTATCGTCGGCGGCCTCCTCCACATCCCCGCTCACGCGTTCATGAAGCTCACCCTCTTTTTCACCGCGGGCGCCATCCACGTCGAGACCCACACCGACGACATCAGCGAGATGGCGGGCATCGGCAAGCGGATGCCGCTGACGATGCTCGCGTTCGGCGTCGCCGCCGCGGGCATGGCCGGTATTCCGCTGGTCGCCGGCTTCGTCAGCAAGTGGTATCTCCTCATCGGGAGCGTGGACGCCGGACAGGCCGTCTTCGCCGTCATCCTTCTCCTCTCGGGCATCCTCAACATCGCGTACTTCTGGCCCGTGTTCTATCAGGCGTTCTTCGAGAGCGAGGACGCCGCCGACGCCAAGCCGCTCATCGAGTTCTCGCTCGGCGGCGAGGAGCGCTCTATCCTGCCCAAGCACGACGACCACGACACGGGCGCGGTGACCGACGGCGGACACGGTGAAGCGGACGAACACGACGGCCATCACGGCGGCCCGCCGGCCGACGGCTGGGAGCGTCGTGGGTGGCGCGGCGGCGAGAGCACGTGGTTCATGCTCGGCCCGATTCTCGCGGCCATGACGGGGGCCGTCGTCCTCGGCGTGATTCCGCGGACGGCGGTGTTCCTCCGACTCATCGAGGTCATCGTTGCGGCGGCGACGGGGGTGCACGTCTGATGGCTGGTCCGCTCACCGCGCTCCCGCCCGGCATCCTCGTCCTCGCGGCGGCGATGGCGACGGGACTCGCCGGCCGTCGCCTCGGCCACCTGCTCGGCGCTCTCACGACGGCGCTGGTCACCGTCTGGATTTGGGTCGCTCCCGCGGGCACCCACCTCTCGGGCCAGCTGTTCGGCTTCGACGCCGTCTTCTTCATGGTCGACCCCTTCTCGCGGGTCGTCGGCCTCGTCTTCGCCTTCATCGCCACCGTCGCCGTCACCTACTCGTGGGCGACGGAGGCGAACAACCACCAGACGGCGTACGCGCTCACCTACGTCGGGTCGAGTCTGGGCGCCGTCTTCGCCGGCGACTGGCTGACCATGGCCGTCTGGCTCGAAGCCATGGCCGTCACGAGCACGATTCTCGTCTGGCACTACGGCGGGAAAGCCATCCGTGCGGGCTTCCGATACGCGCTCCTCCACGGCATTGGCGGGAGCCTCGTCCTCGCGGCGGTGGCGTGGCACTACGTCGAGGTGGGGTCGTTCCTCCTGAGCGCCGCACCCGGCGGCATGGCGGGGACGATTCCGCAGGTGCTCATGGCCATCGGCATCGGCGTCAACGTGGGCTTCATCGGCCTGCACGCGTGGCTGCCCGACACCTATCCGCGGCCCCACATCGCGGCGAGTGTCTTCCTCTGTGTCTACACGACCAAGACGGGCGTCTACGTTATGTACCGCGCGTTCCCCGAGGGCAACCTCTGGGTGGCATACATGGGTGGCGCGATGGCCGTCTTCGGCGCCGGTGCCGCCCTCCTCCAGAACGACATGCGCCGCCTGCTCTCCTATCACATCCAGTCGCAGGTCGGCTACATGGTCGCGGGGGTTGGCATCGGCACCGCCCTCGCCACCGCGGGGGCGTTCGGCCACGTCTTCAATCACATCCTCTACAAGAGCCTGCTGTTCATGACGGCGGGCGCCGTCGTCTACCAGACGGGCGAGGAGAACCTGAAACACCTCGGCGGACTGGCGCGGAAGATGCCCGTCACCGCCGCGGCGTTCACCATCGCGGCGCTGGCCATCGCCGGCTTCCCCGGCTTCAACGGCTTCGTCAGCAAGGGGATGGTCATCGGCGCCGCCCACCACGAACACCTCGACGCGCTCTGGTATCTCCTCCTCCTCGGCGGCGTCGGCACCTTCCTCTCGTTCATCAAGTTCGGCTACTACGCCTTCCTCCACGGGCCGTACGAGGGCGAGGCGTCGGTGTCGCAGGCACCCCGAATCCAGCAGGTTGCGATGGGCTCCGTGGCCGTCCTGCTGGTCTTCTTCGGTGTCGTCCCCGACGCCCTCTTCGCCATCCTGCCGCTTGAGGGCGCCTACGAATTCCACACGTTCACCCTCGGCCACGTGGGTGAGGGACTCGCGCTGGCGGCGGCGGGCGTCGTCGGCTTCGTCGTCCTCAAGAAGCCGCTGTCGAAAGTCGGGCGCGTCCCCGACATCGACGCGGTGTACAACCCGCTGGCCTTCTACGGCACGCGGGCCGTCGTCCACGCCGTGACGGAGACGTACGCGGCAGTCGACCGCGCCGTCGTCGGCGTCGTCGAGCGTGCGATAGCCTTCCGCGCCGACCCGACCGAACTCTCGCGGCTGCGGGCGAACATCGGGAGCAGCATCTTCATCCTGATGGTCGTCCTCGCGGGTGTGTTGGCGTGGCTCGGCGTGGTGTGAGGCGTCTCGGCAACGGGCGCCCTGTATCTTTTTGTCGGCCGAGCGACTGATATTCGGTTATGGGAGTTCGTGGGTGGGGGAGCGACGGACGCGCACAGAGCGAGGCGACCGGTGCCCTCCTCCTCGTCGCACTCACCATCATCATCGCCGGGACGCTCGGCGTGTTCGTCCTCGACATCGGGCAGAACGTCGAGGCGACGCCGCAGTCGTCGTTCGACACCGACTTCGACGACTCGACGGTGACGATAACGTACCGCGGCGGCAGCACCATCCCCACCGACGAGACGCTGGAGACGCTGGTGAGTTCGGGATTGCTCACCGGCGACGGCTGGGAGTCCGTCGACGGCCCCATCACCACTGGCACGAGCATCACGCTCACCCACGAGAACGAGAGTGGGGCGACACAGTCTTGGAACGGCGAGACAGTCCGCGTCGTGTGGACGAGCGCCGACGGCGGCACGACGACGGTGTTGGTGCGGACGCAGGCGCCGAGATGACGAATCGCCAGATTTTATTCCAGACACCGGATACGGCTGGCATGGACCAGTTGCGGCAGTCCCTCCTCGATGCGCCGATCATCGAGAAAGGGGATTACGAATACTTCGTTCACCCCGTCAGCGACGGGGTGCCGATGCTTCGTCCCGAACTCCTGCGAGAAATCGTCATCAAAATCATCCGCAAGGCGGACCTCGAAGACGTGGACAAAATCGTCACGCCGGCGGCGATGGGCATCCACATCTCGACCGCCGTCTCGCTGATGACCGACATCCCGTTGGTCGTCATTCGAAAGCGCCAGTACGGCCTCGACGGCGAGGTGTCGCTCGCGGCCCAGACCGGCTACTCCGAGAGCGAGATGTACATCAACGACGTGGAGGCGGGCGACCGAGTGCTCGTCCTCGACGACGTGCTCTCGACGGGCGGGACGATGAAGGCGATTCTCGACGCTCTCGAACACATCGGCGCCGAGGTGACCGACGTGGTGGCGGTCATCAAGAAGTCCGGCCCGAACGAACTCGACGACGCTGGCTACAGCGTCAAGACGCTCATCAACGTCACCGTCGAGGACGGCGAAGTCATCATCACCGACTCGCACGGCGACGGATAGTCGCCGCCCGCCGCGCCGTCACCGCGATATGCTGGCGGCGTCGGGCGATTCTTGCCTGACCGATGGGTATTAGTGGGCACCGCCGTAGTGACATGGTATGCCGTCTGGTAACGACCGCCGAAGCGATTCGGGCACGGCGGGTCGTCGGGGACGACGGAGGCGGGACGTGTTGCGGCTCCTCGGGGCGACGGGTGTCGCCGGCCTCGCCGGCTGTTCGGGGGGCGGGAGCGGCGGTGAGTCGACGACGGACCGGAGCGTCCAGGGCACGTACGTTTCGGCGTCCAGCGTCGACGCGCAGTCGCTCAACTGGTTGACCATCGCCGACTCCACGTCTGGGTCGTACGTCACCGCCACACTCGACGGGATGTGGGCGATCAAACCCAACCGGGAAATCTTCCCGCTCTGGGCCGACTACTCCACCGACGACGGACGCGTCTACGAAATCGAACTCCGC
Proteins encoded in this window:
- a CDS encoding monovalent cation/H+ antiporter subunit E, whose protein sequence is MEAEHPGDVLVPVGDSETLRRTVAHAVERAHDSSADADEPVTIHFVYPARWRIFETDPAAVAAAETLLDRVVAWAEEDLDELVGEDEPRTVTVKSATVGTNEYVFSPADFADVVSRYAEHNDVREIVVDPSFRPGGSVPLLRSFEEELARRGFDVLEAPVTRQTRRRLPFTAIGLPSFAFVFVVTFLFYIALGGWHLTDGYEVLTGAVTAGAVTLTLARVALKGDLPRLRVVGVTLGRIALYTPILLWEIAKANVSLAYVVLHPSLPIDPRTVEFDAAVWGDLPVTTLANSITLTPGTLTIDVSRQHFHVHALIPDAEDDLLEGKLERFVRFVFYGRESARIASPRERLARDEDTTEGET
- a CDS encoding cation:proton antiporter yields the protein MLPVPLAAGGGSEVAVSSTLSTILLLAAGAFATFAVVLLYRVVRGPTTQDRIVAINVVGTNTVIVIALVSVAFGEYGYLDVALVYALLNFVMSIAVSKFTVEWGGVI
- the mnhG gene encoding monovalent cation/H(+) antiporter subunit G — its product is MTPLETLAAVLVVVGTFFGFVATVGIIRLPDLYSRLHAASKSDTLGSVLSLAGIALVLGLGTESLKLVFLLVFLFVTSPTAAHAIARAAKEQEVEPAGDELEGEE
- a CDS encoding DUF4040 domain-containing protein, whose protein sequence is MSAEFLVAAVLVFMVGSALAAALLRDVVASIVAFAGYSFGVAVLWSFLRAPDVALTEAAVGAGITTVLFLLTIARTTVSRSERFEGVSLRSGLAVVAIVVTVGATVPALPAMGAGGTPVLGGEVSQYYLDNAYDQTGVTNVVTAILVGYRGFDTLGEAAVVFAAGIAMLLVLRQEEFV
- a CDS encoding MnhB domain-containing protein codes for the protein MSERDDQSDDELEGQLSRPGEERPPYVESTIIMTTVRVIAPFVLTLGLFVMFHGASSAGGGFQGGVIAATTVVMLGFAYGIEPIAAYLRNEQLAALVLGGLGTFLLVGFGSYAFGGTFLEFTLYPIHHGSKYSIELVELGIGVVVSGVITGLFFLLGTGLDSAYDATEPGEEDR
- a CDS encoding sodium:proton antiporter; the encoded protein is MIELLTTKYTYLVVVALLAIGAYVMIESDNFVKKIIGLNVFQTGIFVFFISSAFRTGGESPVVQSGGGGGPFVSPLPHVLILTAIVVGVSLTAVALGLVIRIYGSYGTVNEDTLAEVRADD
- a CDS encoding monovalent cation/H+ antiporter subunit D family protein; translation: MTDAFVPLLVTVPMLGAVLAVATGLASERGPPAVAGGTLAVQTVLAVWIGTDAIANGPLSTEVGGFVAPYGIELVVDGLSAVVVTLVAVVSLTILVYAIRDDPSGTPFYTEYLLLVTGLSGMAVTGDVFNLYVFLEISGLATYALVASAGTGRSAVSALKYLMFGTVAASLYLLGVGYALVATGTLNMADLSVKLAEAGYDSTLVLASFGFIVVGLATKTALFPLHTWQPDAYNDAPDSVSALIAALVSTVAGYALLRLVYTVYTPAFFEAVPVARTALIVFACVSIVVGSVLAVAQSEIKRMLAYSSVSQYGLVVVGLAIGTRAAVFGAIVHLVGHAIMKGGLFVTAGTVDDVLGAKTVDEYAGLADRYPVLGGASAVLMLAMVGIPPAVGFAGKWYIALGAVQAGAWPVAVVIFGSTLLTLAYFARVIERMYVAPATARDVAAADGGLGDDLLPTTPPRSLVALVVGAAVVAIVLGLAVTDLQTILEPTLDSLLSP
- a CDS encoding proton-conducting transporter transmembrane domain-containing protein; this encodes MTEIASLRPALPIAIAALAIVPILASRRRPNLREAWTVLAAASAFVVVASMLPGAIAGTTRVASFGFLVAGVELSLQADPLGLLFATVASLLWLVTSFYSIGYMRGLSEHAQTRYFASFAASVAAALGVAFASNLVTLFVFYELLTVATYPLVTHDETPEARAAGRKYLTYTFGGGVAVLAGTVMVATMAGTTSFTAGGIAGLATADPMLARAAFTLLIVGFGVKAALMPLHSWLPDAMVAPTPVSGLLHAVAVVKSGIFGIARVVLDVYGVDLTGSLGMGLPLAVVAAATLLIASIIALRQDNLKRRLAYSTVSQLSYIVLGIAILDPHSIVGGLLHIPAHAFMKLTLFFTAGAIHVETHTDDISEMAGIGKRMPLTMLAFGVAAAGMAGIPLVAGFVSKWYLLIGSVDAGQAVFAVILLLSGILNIAYFWPVFYQAFFESEDAADAKPLIEFSLGGEERSILPKHDDHDTGAVTDGGHGEADEHDGHHGGPPADGWERRGWRGGESTWFMLGPILAAMTGAVVLGVIPRTAVFLRLIEVIVAAATGVHV
- a CDS encoding Na(+)/H(+) antiporter subunit D, with the protein product MAGPLTALPPGILVLAAAMATGLAGRRLGHLLGALTTALVTVWIWVAPAGTHLSGQLFGFDAVFFMVDPFSRVVGLVFAFIATVAVTYSWATEANNHQTAYALTYVGSSLGAVFAGDWLTMAVWLEAMAVTSTILVWHYGGKAIRAGFRYALLHGIGGSLVLAAVAWHYVEVGSFLLSAAPGGMAGTIPQVLMAIGIGVNVGFIGLHAWLPDTYPRPHIAASVFLCVYTTKTGVYVMYRAFPEGNLWVAYMGGAMAVFGAGAALLQNDMRRLLSYHIQSQVGYMVAGVGIGTALATAGAFGHVFNHILYKSLLFMTAGAVVYQTGEENLKHLGGLARKMPVTAAAFTIAALAIAGFPGFNGFVSKGMVIGAAHHEHLDALWYLLLLGGVGTFLSFIKFGYYAFLHGPYEGEASVSQAPRIQQVAMGSVAVLLVFFGVVPDALFAILPLEGAYEFHTFTLGHVGEGLALAAAGVVGFVVLKKPLSKVGRVPDIDAVYNPLAFYGTRAVVHAVTETYAAVDRAVVGVVERAIAFRADPTELSRLRANIGSSIFILMVVLAGVLAWLGVV
- a CDS encoding type IV pilin N-terminal domain-containing protein yields the protein MGVRGWGSDGRAQSEATGALLLVALTIIIAGTLGVFVLDIGQNVEATPQSSFDTDFDDSTVTITYRGGSTIPTDETLETLVSSGLLTGDGWESVDGPITTGTSITLTHENESGATQSWNGETVRVVWTSADGGTTTVLVRTQAPR
- the hpt gene encoding hypoxanthine/guanine phosphoribosyltransferase; the protein is MDQLRQSLLDAPIIEKGDYEYFVHPVSDGVPMLRPELLREIVIKIIRKADLEDVDKIVTPAAMGIHISTAVSLMTDIPLVVIRKRQYGLDGEVSLAAQTGYSESEMYINDVEAGDRVLVLDDVLSTGGTMKAILDALEHIGAEVTDVVAVIKKSGPNELDDAGYSVKTLINVTVEDGEVIITDSHGDG